The nucleotide sequence TCCGTTCCGCCCGAGGTGAAATAAATCTCATCCTCACGGCACTGTAAAAGCTGTGCAACCTGAATACGTGCCTCAGTTACATATTTTTCAGCATTAAAGCCAAGACGGTGTAAGGAAGAAGCATTACCGAACTGCTCCTTTAAAAGCTTTGCAACAAGCTCAAAAACGTCGTCATATAAAGCTGTCGTAGCGCTGTTATCAAAATATATCAATCAATTCACTTCTATCTTATTTTTCAATCATTTTATTTTATCAAATTTTTACACTTTTTTCAAGTACCGATATAAAATTTAGATTGTTTTTTAGATTTTTATATGCTATACTGTAAATAATATATAATACTCTAAAGAAAGGATAAGAAAATGAGAGACGAAACTAAATGCCTACACTCAGGCTACACACCTAAAAATACAGAACCGAGAGTTGTACCTATATATCAAAGCACCACCTATGTATTTGACTCTACTCAGGACGTAGGAGATGTATTTGACGAGCCTACAAAAGCTCTGATATATTCACGCTTTGCAAATCCTACAGTTATGGCTGTTGAAGCAAAAATTGCAGATTTAGAGGGCGGTATAGGCGCTATGTGCACCTCCTCCGGTCAGGCGGCTTCTTTGCTTTCAATTTTAAATATATGCCATGCCGGAGACAGCTTTATAAGCACCTCGCAAATATACGGAGGCACCTTCAATCTTTTTGCTGTAACCCTTAAAAAAATGGGTATCGAATGTATTTTTGTTGACAGTAATGACGATGAAGAAACTATCAATAAAGCTTTTAAAGAAAATACAAAGGCTGTTTTCGGAGAAACAATAGCAAACCCTGCTTTGACAGTATTGGATATAGAAAAATTTGCAAGAGTGGCTCACGCTCACAATGTTCCTCTTATTGTTGACAACACCTTTGCAACGCCTGTTTTATGTAAGCCCATTGAATTTGGTGCAGACATAATTGTAAATTCCACCTCAAAATATATGGACGGCCACGCGCTTCAGGTAGGCGGTGTAATAGTTGACAGCGGAAACTTTGATTGGACCAACGGCAAATTCCCCGAATTTACTGAGCCTGACGAGTCCTATCACGGAATTTGTTACACCGAAACCTACGGAAAAATGGCATATATAATTAAAGCAAGAATGCAGCTTATGCGTGATTTCGGAGCATATCCTGCCGCAAATTCCGCATTTCTTTTA is from Oscillospiraceae bacterium and encodes:
- a CDS encoding O-acetylhomoserine aminocarboxypropyltransferase/cysteine synthase — encoded protein: MRDETKCLHSGYTPKNTEPRVVPIYQSTTYVFDSTQDVGDVFDEPTKALIYSRFANPTVMAVEAKIADLEGGIGAMCTSSGQAASLLSILNICHAGDSFISTSQIYGGTFNLFAVTLKKMGIECIFVDSNDDEETINKAFKENTKAVFGETIANPALTVLDIEKFARVAHAHNVPLIVDNTFATPVLCKPIEFGADIIVNSTSKYMDGHALQVGGVIVDSGNFDWTNGKFPEFTEPDESYHGICYTETYGKMAYIIKARMQLMRDFGAYPAANSAFLLNLGLETLSIRMKQYCENAMKVAEYFEKSDKIEKVIYPGLKSDSCYALAQKYLKGASGVISIIVKGGKANAVKFMDGLKLASNEVHVADIRTCVLHPASATHRQLSDEQLVSAGINPGLVRFSVGLENVDDIIEDIEQSLSKI